Proteins from one Ahaetulla prasina isolate Xishuangbanna chromosome 2, ASM2864084v1, whole genome shotgun sequence genomic window:
- the LOC131189859 gene encoding major histocompatibility complex class I-related gene protein-like isoform X2, whose translation MALRSAPFLLLVLVAVALRESCFGLHTWQHMYGCELQGNRSKGGFLQYGYEGKTYITFDKETLTWVAPEPQAQITQRIWDALPAQNQYIKSYLEKGCIDWIKKYLPYRKEMLLRTDPPVVTVSSKKEEEDGMETHICRIDGFYPREIDASWTRDGEVWLQDTHHGPVAPNADGTYHYWLSVRIDPKERERYRCHVEHDRLQEPLDVAIKVPESNQMGLIIGCVVGGLVLVCVIVGILVFFKRRQDDYNAVPRRNVAI comes from the exons ATGGCTCTGCGCTCTGCGCCCTTCCTGCTCCTGGTGTTGGTGGCGGTCGCCCTACGAGAGAGCTGCTTCG GCCTTCACACATGGCAGCATATGTATGGCTGTGAACTCCAGGGAAACAGGAGCAAAGGAGGGTTTTTGCAATATGGCTACGAAGGGAAGACCTACATCACCTTCGACAAGGAGACCCTCACCTGGGTGGCTCCTGAACCCCAAGCCCAGATCACCCAGAGGATATGGGATGCTCTTCCAGCACAAAATCAGTACATTAAGTCCTACCTGGAGAAGGGATGCATTGACTGGATAAAGAAGTACCTGCCCTACAGGAAGGAGATGCTGCTGAGGACAG ATCCCCCAGTGGTGACGGTGAGCagcaagaaggaagaggaggatgggaTGGAGACGCACATCTGCCGCATAGATGGCTTCTACCCCAGGGAGATCGATGCCTCCTGGACGAGGGACGGGGAGGTCTGGCTCCAGGACACCCACCATGGGCCTGTGGCCCCCAATGCGGATGGGACCTACCACTACTGGCTCAGCGTCCGGATCGATCCCAAAGAGAGGGAACGCTATCGGTGCCACGTGGAGCACGATCGGCTGCAGGAACCTCTGGACGTGGCCATAAAAG TTCCAGAATCCAACCAGATGGGGCTCATCATCGGCTGCGTTGTGGGTGGTCTTGTCCTGGTTTGTGTGATTGTTGGGATCTTGGTATTTTTCA AAAGACGTCAAGATGATTACAATGCAGTACCAA GGAGGAACGTGGCCATTTAG
- the LOC131189859 gene encoding major histocompatibility complex class I-related gene protein-like isoform X1 — protein MALRSAPFLLLVLVAVALRESCFGASSHSLKYFFFSIADPNQGQPHFVSVGYMDDQILDHYDSHTRKVQPRVSWMEKVGKEDPQYWERETHIAHDREELFKENLETLRSRYNQSKGLHTWQHMYGCELQGNRSKGGFLQYGYEGKTYITFDKETLTWVAPEPQAQITQRIWDALPAQNQYIKSYLEKGCIDWIKKYLPYRKEMLLRTDPPVVTVSSKKEEEDGMETHICRIDGFYPREIDASWTRDGEVWLQDTHHGPVAPNADGTYHYWLSVRIDPKERERYRCHVEHDRLQEPLDVAIKVPESNQMGLIIGCVVGGLVLVCVIVGILVFFKRRQDDYNAVPRRNVAI, from the exons ATGGCTCTGCGCTCTGCGCCCTTCCTGCTCCTGGTGTTGGTGGCGGTCGCCCTACGAGAGAGCTGCTTCG GCGCCTCTTCCCACTCCCTGAAGTACTTTTTCTTCTCCATTGCGGACCCCAATCAGGGGCAGCCCCACTTTGTCTCTGTGGGGTACATGGATGATCAAATCTTAGATCACTATGACAGCCACACCCGGAAAGTGCAGCCTCGAGTCTCCTGGATGGAGAAGGTGGGGAAGGAGGATCCCCAGTATTGGGAGAGAGAGACCCACATAGCACATGACCGTGAGGAGCTGTTCAAAGAAAACTTGGAGACTCTGAGGAGTCGCTACAATCAGAGCAAAG GCCTTCACACATGGCAGCATATGTATGGCTGTGAACTCCAGGGAAACAGGAGCAAAGGAGGGTTTTTGCAATATGGCTACGAAGGGAAGACCTACATCACCTTCGACAAGGAGACCCTCACCTGGGTGGCTCCTGAACCCCAAGCCCAGATCACCCAGAGGATATGGGATGCTCTTCCAGCACAAAATCAGTACATTAAGTCCTACCTGGAGAAGGGATGCATTGACTGGATAAAGAAGTACCTGCCCTACAGGAAGGAGATGCTGCTGAGGACAG ATCCCCCAGTGGTGACGGTGAGCagcaagaaggaagaggaggatgggaTGGAGACGCACATCTGCCGCATAGATGGCTTCTACCCCAGGGAGATCGATGCCTCCTGGACGAGGGACGGGGAGGTCTGGCTCCAGGACACCCACCATGGGCCTGTGGCCCCCAATGCGGATGGGACCTACCACTACTGGCTCAGCGTCCGGATCGATCCCAAAGAGAGGGAACGCTATCGGTGCCACGTGGAGCACGATCGGCTGCAGGAACCTCTGGACGTGGCCATAAAAG TTCCAGAATCCAACCAGATGGGGCTCATCATCGGCTGCGTTGTGGGTGGTCTTGTCCTGGTTTGTGTGATTGTTGGGATCTTGGTATTTTTCA AAAGACGTCAAGATGATTACAATGCAGTACCAA GGAGGAACGTGGCCATTTAG
- the LOC131189859 gene encoding major histocompatibility complex class I-related gene protein-like isoform X3, with protein MDDQILDHYDSHTRKVQPRVSWMEKVGKEDPQYWERETHIAHDREELFKENLETLRSRYNQSKGLHTWQHMYGCELQGNRSKGGFLQYGYEGKTYITFDKETLTWVAPEPQAQITQRIWDALPAQNQYIKSYLEKGCIDWIKKYLPYRKEMLLRTDPPVVTVSSKKEEEDGMETHICRIDGFYPREIDASWTRDGEVWLQDTHHGPVAPNADGTYHYWLSVRIDPKERERYRCHVEHDRLQEPLDVAIKVPESNQMGLIIGCVVGGLVLVCVIVGILVFFKRRQDDYNAVPRRNVAI; from the exons ATGGATGATCAAATCTTAGATCACTATGACAGCCACACCCGGAAAGTGCAGCCTCGAGTCTCCTGGATGGAGAAGGTGGGGAAGGAGGATCCCCAGTATTGGGAGAGAGAGACCCACATAGCACATGACCGTGAGGAGCTGTTCAAAGAAAACTTGGAGACTCTGAGGAGTCGCTACAATCAGAGCAAAG GCCTTCACACATGGCAGCATATGTATGGCTGTGAACTCCAGGGAAACAGGAGCAAAGGAGGGTTTTTGCAATATGGCTACGAAGGGAAGACCTACATCACCTTCGACAAGGAGACCCTCACCTGGGTGGCTCCTGAACCCCAAGCCCAGATCACCCAGAGGATATGGGATGCTCTTCCAGCACAAAATCAGTACATTAAGTCCTACCTGGAGAAGGGATGCATTGACTGGATAAAGAAGTACCTGCCCTACAGGAAGGAGATGCTGCTGAGGACAG ATCCCCCAGTGGTGACGGTGAGCagcaagaaggaagaggaggatgggaTGGAGACGCACATCTGCCGCATAGATGGCTTCTACCCCAGGGAGATCGATGCCTCCTGGACGAGGGACGGGGAGGTCTGGCTCCAGGACACCCACCATGGGCCTGTGGCCCCCAATGCGGATGGGACCTACCACTACTGGCTCAGCGTCCGGATCGATCCCAAAGAGAGGGAACGCTATCGGTGCCACGTGGAGCACGATCGGCTGCAGGAACCTCTGGACGTGGCCATAAAAG TTCCAGAATCCAACCAGATGGGGCTCATCATCGGCTGCGTTGTGGGTGGTCTTGTCCTGGTTTGTGTGATTGTTGGGATCTTGGTATTTTTCA AAAGACGTCAAGATGATTACAATGCAGTACCAA GGAGGAACGTGGCCATTTAG